The proteins below are encoded in one region of bacterium:
- a CDS encoding DegT/DnrJ/EryC1/StrS family aminotransferase: protein MGKLAITGGEAVHTTGWPSWPPKDPGYLEKLKAVLDSGVWGVGGPMNAALSEEFKRLSDAEYVVPNTSGTIALELALRALEVGAGDEVIVPPYTFIATASAVIAVNAIPIFADIKPDTLCLDADAVAAAVTPQTTAVIGVHIGGMPADLQALQAVCDRHGLALIEDCAQAHGAEYRGRKVGAIGNAGAFSFQSSKNITAGEGGITTTNDRALYGKAWSYMNVGRVPDGGWYDHRVMGMNLRLTEFQAALILRGMETWPEQAALRDANAAHLRARLDEIEGLDAQAFSPGGERCAYHLFIFRYDRNGFGGVSRDKFVEALAAEGIPVGRGYNPLYREGMFTQGWDPTRCPFSCPNYKGSVDYTQVDCPVTEHICTDGSFWMGQSTLLGTTRDMDDVADAVLKVRGNIGELTD, encoded by the coding sequence ATGGGCAAGTTGGCGATCACCGGGGGCGAGGCTGTTCACACGACGGGGTGGCCCAGCTGGCCGCCGAAGGACCCCGGCTATCTTGAGAAGCTCAAGGCCGTGCTGGATAGTGGCGTCTGGGGCGTGGGCGGACCGATGAATGCCGCCCTCAGTGAGGAGTTCAAGCGCCTCAGCGACGCGGAGTACGTCGTCCCCAACACCAGTGGCACCATCGCCCTGGAGCTGGCCCTGCGCGCCCTCGAGGTCGGCGCCGGCGATGAAGTCATCGTCCCGCCCTACACCTTCATCGCCACCGCCTCCGCGGTCATCGCGGTGAATGCCATCCCGATCTTTGCCGACATCAAGCCCGATACGCTGTGCCTCGATGCCGACGCGGTCGCCGCGGCCGTGACACCGCAGACCACGGCCGTCATCGGCGTCCACATCGGCGGGATGCCCGCCGACCTGCAGGCCCTGCAGGCGGTTTGCGACCGGCACGGCCTGGCGCTGATCGAGGACTGCGCCCAGGCGCACGGGGCCGAGTACCGCGGCCGAAAGGTCGGCGCCATCGGCAACGCCGGCGCCTTCTCCTTCCAGTCCTCCAAGAACATCACCGCCGGCGAGGGTGGCATCACCACCACCAACGACCGGGCGCTGTATGGCAAGGCCTGGTCGTACATGAACGTGGGCCGCGTGCCCGATGGCGGCTGGTACGACCATCGCGTGATGGGCATGAACCTGCGCCTCACCGAGTTCCAGGCTGCGCTGATCCTGCGCGGGATGGAGACCTGGCCGGAGCAAGCCGCCCTGCGCGACGCCAACGCCGCCCACCTGCGCGCGCGACTGGACGAGATTGAGGGTCTCGACGCCCAGGCCTTCAGCCCCGGCGGCGAGCGCTGTGCCTACCACCTGTTCATCTTCCGCTACGACCGGAACGGCTTTGGCGGCGTGTCGCGCGACAAGTTCGTCGAGGCCCTGGCGGCCGAGGGCATTCCCGTCGGGCGCGGGTACAACCCGCTGTACCGCGAGGGCATGTTCACCCAAGGCTGGGACCCGACCCGTTGCCCCTTCTCCTGTCCGAACTACAAGGGCAGCGTGGATTACACCCAGGTGGACTGCCCCGTCACCGAGCACA